One Pontibacillus yanchengensis DNA window includes the following coding sequences:
- a CDS encoding cytochrome (ubi)quinol oxidase subunit III — protein MSAEELKQLKPGQSPHEPEKATLEGKNKFLGFWFFLGGETVLFASLFGTYLALKDSNLDGKPAEELFGLELVFIMTMILLTSSLTSVYAIYHMKNLDFQKMQLWMGITVLLGLSFLGLEIFEFYEYVHHDGHTFTSSAFGSAFYTLVGFHGAHVAFGLLWIVTLIIRNARRGLNLYNAPKYYVASLYWHFIDVVWVFIFTVVYLMGKVG, from the coding sequence ATGAGCGCAGAAGAGTTAAAGCAGCTGAAACCAGGACAGAGTCCACATGAACCTGAAAAAGCTACCCTTGAAGGAAAAAATAAGTTTTTGGGTTTTTGGTTTTTCCTTGGTGGAGAGACAGTTTTATTTGCAAGTCTATTTGGAACTTACTTAGCACTAAAAGATTCCAATTTAGATGGAAAGCCAGCTGAAGAATTATTTGGTTTAGAGCTAGTGTTTATTATGACAATGATTTTGTTAACCAGTTCTTTAACAAGTGTGTATGCAATCTACCATATGAAGAATTTAGATTTTCAAAAGATGCAGTTGTGGATGGGGATTACCGTTCTACTAGGGCTCTCCTTCCTTGGATTAGAGATATTTGAATTCTATGAGTACGTCCACCACGATGGGCATACATTTACTTCCTCTGCGTTTGGATCAGCTTTCTATACGTTAGTTGGGTTTCATGGTGCACACGTTGCATTTGGCTTGCTTTGGATTGTAACATTAATTATTCGTAATGCTAGACGTGGCTTAAATCTTTACAACGCTCCTAAGTACTATGTAGCATCTTTATACTGGCACTTTATCGACGTTGTTTGGGTATTCATTTTCACGGTTGTTTACCTAATGGGAAAGGTGGGGTAA
- the coxB gene encoding cytochrome c oxidase subunit II: MKGWMGKSRILLLFSSLMLFLAGCGDPQLSALQPKGEGADVIYDLMMLSVIIMVFVGVVVMAIYFFVLIRFRQKKDHEDYIPKQVEGNKFLELLWTVVPIILLVVLAVPTVQKTFMLADTTPAEDKKEDAITIEVTGKQYWWHYNYKGQEVQTSQDLYIPTGERVYLKLTAGDVIHSFWVPSVSGKMDTNPGKNENEMFLHAYEEGVYYGKCAEFCGPSHSLMDFKVIAVSPEEFDQWAEDMKNVNTDATPESQSAQEGKELFKNKNCIACHAIGSSPAAVGPNLTAFGDRVQIAGILDNNKENLIQWLQHPEEVKPGNKMTGKYGNTEAEVPLTDDEASKIADYLLQLKPSEITPEDAQ; the protein is encoded by the coding sequence ATGAAAGGATGGATGGGAAAGTCACGCATTCTGCTTTTATTTAGCTCATTAATGCTTTTCCTTGCAGGTTGCGGTGATCCACAACTTTCGGCCCTACAACCTAAAGGTGAAGGCGCTGATGTTATCTATGATTTAATGATGTTAAGCGTTATCATCATGGTCTTTGTAGGGGTAGTTGTAATGGCGATTTACTTTTTTGTATTGATTCGTTTTCGCCAGAAAAAGGACCACGAAGATTATATTCCTAAACAAGTAGAGGGGAATAAATTCTTAGAGTTATTATGGACTGTTGTTCCAATTATTTTGCTTGTGGTATTAGCAGTTCCAACTGTACAGAAAACATTTATGCTTGCAGACACAACACCTGCAGAGGATAAGAAGGAAGATGCAATTACGATTGAAGTTACTGGTAAGCAATATTGGTGGCATTATAATTATAAAGGTCAAGAGGTTCAAACAAGCCAAGACCTATATATCCCAACAGGGGAACGCGTATACTTAAAATTAACAGCTGGTGACGTAATCCACTCATTTTGGGTACCTTCTGTATCCGGGAAGATGGACACAAATCCAGGTAAAAACGAAAATGAAATGTTCCTTCATGCTTATGAAGAAGGCGTTTATTATGGTAAATGTGCTGAGTTCTGTGGACCTTCACACTCACTAATGGACTTTAAAGTAATTGCCGTGAGTCCAGAGGAATTCGATCAATGGGCAGAGGACATGAAAAACGTAAATACTGATGCAACACCTGAGTCTCAATCAGCTCAAGAAGGTAAAGAGTTGTTTAAGAATAAAAACTGTATTGCTTGCCATGCTATTGGTTCATCCCCAGCGGCAGTTGGACCCAACTTAACCGCATTTGGAGATAGAGTTCAAATAGCCGGTATTTTAGATAATAATAAGGAAAATCTAATTCAATGGTTACAGCATCCTGAGGAAGTTAAACCAGGTAACAAAATGACTGGTAAATACGGAAATACAGAAGCTGAAGTACCATTAACAGATGATGAAGCAAGTAAGATTGCAGATTACTTATTACAATTAAAGCCTTCAGAAATTACACCTGAAGATGCTCAGTAA
- a CDS encoding GNAT family N-acetyltransferase, with translation MDVENQRLIISPITIEQAQKLMIDTESYPQWLGTPYDALWPGNALKALLPIYIEALEQDSSYFGYGPWIILDKHKQIVIGDIGFKGHPVNGEVEIGYYVSKIHRNQGYAKEAVESMLGWAFRQDGITTVTASCEANNVPSCKVLTANGFAEKGEEDGLIWFKARKERYYGKNRAM, from the coding sequence ATGGATGTAGAAAACCAACGTCTTATTATATCGCCCATAACAATTGAACAAGCTCAAAAACTAATGATTGATACGGAAAGCTACCCACAGTGGTTAGGTACTCCATATGATGCCTTATGGCCAGGTAATGCGTTGAAGGCTTTACTACCTATTTATATAGAAGCGTTAGAGCAGGATTCTAGTTACTTCGGCTATGGGCCATGGATTATATTAGATAAGCATAAGCAGATTGTAATTGGTGATATTGGCTTTAAAGGACACCCAGTTAATGGGGAAGTTGAAATAGGTTATTACGTATCGAAGATTCATCGAAATCAAGGTTATGCAAAAGAAGCAGTAGAATCAATGCTTGGTTGGGCTTTTCGACAAGATGGGATAACTACTGTAACAGCCTCTTGTGAAGCAAATAATGTACCTTCATGCAAAGTACTTACGGCTAATGGATTTGCTGAGAAAGGTGAAGAAGATGGGTTAATATGGTTTAAAGCTAGGAAGGAGCGATATTATGGTAAGAATCGAGCAATGTGA
- the ytvI gene encoding sporulation integral membrane protein YtvI, with amino-acid sequence MFRYLNKRQWILILVTILFIIAAYFILPVSLPLIIAFITALFLNPAVRLLQYKFRIQRKLSVIIVYISFLILLSIAGTFLVTRAVTQIASFVDNAPMYVSQIETFFSEWEKDTSRFKEQFPPQVVKEIETSIQTNFAQFKQSLSQKSNIMDIAGFISSIPNYLVSFLVYLIALFLFMLEMPRLKSKAYDHMTTKTAEKVRFMNSRLSYVVFGFLKAQFLVSIVIFVVTLIGLLIISPNVAIIMSLIIWMVDFVPIIGSIAILGPWAVYMFLIGDFYMGTQLAILAVVLLAIRRTVEPKVMGRHIGLSPLATLIAMYIGLKLFGILGFFIGPLIVIAFNSAKEAGIIKLNLKI; translated from the coding sequence TTGTTTCGATATCTTAATAAAAGACAATGGATTTTAATACTAGTTACTATTCTGTTTATTATAGCAGCGTATTTTATTTTACCTGTATCCTTACCCCTTATTATTGCCTTTATAACGGCACTATTTCTTAACCCAGCTGTCCGCTTATTACAATATAAATTTCGAATTCAAAGAAAGTTATCTGTAATAATCGTGTATATCTCTTTTTTGATCCTACTTTCAATTGCTGGGACATTTCTTGTAACAAGAGCCGTTACCCAAATTGCGAGCTTTGTTGATAATGCACCAATGTATGTGTCACAAATTGAAACTTTCTTCAGTGAGTGGGAGAAAGATACAAGTCGATTTAAAGAACAGTTCCCACCTCAAGTAGTCAAGGAAATTGAAACAAGTATTCAAACAAATTTCGCCCAATTCAAGCAATCTTTAAGCCAAAAAAGTAACATAATGGATATTGCTGGATTCATCTCGAGCATCCCAAATTATTTAGTTAGTTTTCTTGTTTACTTAATTGCGCTTTTTCTATTCATGTTAGAGATGCCTAGATTGAAATCAAAGGCATACGATCACATGACGACTAAAACAGCAGAGAAAGTACGCTTCATGAACTCTCGGTTATCTTATGTCGTATTTGGATTCTTAAAGGCTCAATTCCTTGTAAGTATTGTCATCTTTGTGGTTACTTTGATAGGATTATTGATTATTTCTCCAAATGTCGCCATTATCATGTCACTCATTATTTGGATGGTTGATTTTGTTCCAATCATTGGTTCCATTGCCATTTTAGGTCCTTGGGCTGTATATATGTTCTTAATTGGCGATTTCTATATGGGTACACAGTTAGCTATCTTGGCCGTGGTACTATTAGCCATTAGAAGGACGGTAGAACCAAAAGTAATGGGGAGACATATAGGCCTTTCTCCTCTAGCTACCTTAATCGCTATGTATATTGGATTAAAACTATTTGGTATATTAGGATTCTTCATTGGACCACTAATTGTCATTGCCTTTAACTCTGCTAAAGAAGCTGGAATTATTAAATTAAACTTAAAGATTTAA
- a CDS encoding DUF420 domain-containing protein has product MPLLPTLSTGFIVLSALLIAIGWVLIARQKAVAHKKIMVAAAISALLFFIIYVSRTIFVGNTSFGGPEDLKIYYTAFLIFHIILATVGAVFGLVTLTLAFKRNIAKHRKIGPITSIIWFFTAITGVMVYLLLYIIYDGGETTSMIKAILGF; this is encoded by the coding sequence ATGCCTTTATTACCAACACTAAGTACAGGGTTTATTGTATTGAGTGCACTCTTAATAGCTATTGGCTGGGTTCTCATCGCAAGACAGAAAGCTGTTGCGCATAAAAAAATCATGGTTGCAGCTGCAATTAGTGCGCTATTATTTTTCATTATTTATGTATCTCGTACCATCTTTGTAGGAAATACTAGCTTTGGAGGACCAGAAGACTTAAAAATCTACTATACTGCTTTTCTAATATTTCATATTATACTAGCTACCGTAGGGGCAGTGTTTGGGCTTGTCACGTTAACTCTAGCGTTCAAACGGAATATTGCAAAACATAGAAAAATAGGTCCAATAACTAGTATTATTTGGTTCTTTACTGCTATAACCGGTGTCATGGTGTATTTATTGTTATACATTATTTATGATGGTGGAGAAACAACCAGTATGATCAAGGCTATTTTAGGATTTTAA
- the mscL gene encoding large conductance mechanosensitive channel protein MscL, which produces MWEDFKSFLIKENTFDLAIAVIIGGAFSKIVESLVSDLVMPVAGFVMGGVNLQFLSFSFKDVTIHYGAFLQAFVDFFIITFAIFMFLKIIFRMRGKSKKVKFKEETTDKILGDIRELLREQHHKEAVPIDKESNNRSNPLIHLHSKKLK; this is translated from the coding sequence ATGTGGGAAGACTTTAAGTCATTTTTAATTAAAGAAAATACATTTGATTTAGCTATTGCAGTTATAATAGGTGGTGCTTTTAGTAAGATTGTAGAATCTTTAGTTAGTGATCTCGTTATGCCAGTAGCTGGGTTCGTGATGGGAGGCGTAAACCTACAATTTCTAAGTTTTTCATTTAAAGACGTAACCATTCACTATGGTGCTTTTCTTCAGGCATTCGTGGATTTTTTTATCATCACATTCGCCATTTTTATGTTTTTGAAAATTATTTTTCGTATGAGAGGAAAATCTAAAAAAGTTAAGTTTAAAGAAGAAACGACTGATAAGATTCTCGGAGATATTCGGGAACTTTTAAGAGAACAACATCATAAAGAAGCCGTTCCTATTGATAAAGAGTCAAATAACCGAAGTAATCCCTTGATACATCTTCATTCCAAGAAATTAAAATAA
- a CDS encoding GNAT family N-acetyltransferase, with product MVRIEQCDEHFYFEDALQLGSYAFQSPLTQERRETKRKRLSKEWVYGSFEKDQLVSKLHLIPLQMYIKNKRFDFGGIASIATWPEFRRRGHVKRLMSHSLEVMKNKGMAVSMLHPFSISFYRRFGWELTQEMRKVSISITDIPEFVATKGYTMRTTYQEHKEELHILYEQVATQYGLLMKRDNFWWENRVITEGTTIALSLNEDGIPDGYALTKLENNILHVEEMIYSTYNAWSNLLNWIKNHDSMVDNINMVLLPDDPMLFYLANPRVKETRHAYFMSRIVVLESFLEGYPFAKNKISCVLHLHVEDEMAPWNNGNWTLTVSNGVGSVQNGHIGQADVLINGPIQSFTSLLLNSQSIHHLQMFKALEIKGEPQKVSSLLTDVQPAFLDFF from the coding sequence ATGGTAAGAATCGAGCAATGTGATGAACACTTTTATTTTGAAGATGCTTTACAACTTGGTTCTTATGCATTCCAGTCACCCTTAACACAAGAGAGACGAGAGACTAAAAGGAAAAGATTATCGAAAGAATGGGTTTACGGGTCCTTCGAAAAGGATCAGTTAGTATCAAAGCTGCATCTCATTCCTCTCCAAATGTATATTAAGAATAAACGGTTTGATTTTGGTGGTATCGCAAGTATTGCTACATGGCCAGAATTCAGGAGAAGAGGTCATGTGAAAAGATTGATGTCACATAGTCTTGAAGTTATGAAGAATAAAGGAATGGCTGTCTCTATGTTACACCCTTTCTCCATTTCTTTTTATAGACGTTTTGGTTGGGAGCTAACACAGGAAATGAGAAAGGTAAGTATATCGATAACTGATATCCCTGAATTTGTAGCAACAAAGGGATACACAATGCGTACCACATATCAAGAACATAAAGAAGAGTTACATATCCTTTATGAGCAAGTAGCTACCCAATACGGACTATTAATGAAACGAGACAACTTTTGGTGGGAAAACAGGGTAATAACTGAAGGAACTACAATTGCACTTTCACTTAATGAAGATGGGATACCTGATGGATATGCCCTTACAAAGTTAGAGAACAATATATTGCATGTAGAAGAAATGATTTATTCTACATATAATGCCTGGTCTAATCTTTTAAACTGGATTAAAAACCATGACTCAATGGTCGACAACATAAATATGGTTCTACTTCCTGATGATCCAATGCTGTTTTATTTAGCTAATCCTAGAGTAAAAGAAACAAGACATGCCTATTTTATGAGTAGGATTGTAGTTCTTGAATCATTCTTAGAAGGATACCCTTTTGCGAAAAACAAAATATCCTGTGTATTGCATTTACATGTGGAAGATGAAATGGCTCCTTGGAATAACGGAAATTGGACGCTTACAGTTTCTAATGGAGTAGGTAGTGTACAAAACGGTCATATAGGTCAAGCAGATGTTTTAATTAATGGTCCTATTCAATCGTTTACTTCACTACTGTTGAACAGTCAATCGATCCATCACCTACAAATGTTTAAAGCTCTTGAAATAAAAGGAGAACCCCAGAAGGTTTCCTCATTACTTACTGATGTTCAACCAGCTTTCCTCGACTTTTTTTAA
- the ctaF gene encoding cytochrome c oxidase subunit IVB yields the protein MARDTNSTSTEFYRKKNKEEMKYQLITFAAMIIFTLVSFGLVIGEYHPMFTIPVIILLACVQVGFQLYYFMHMNHKGHALPALFLYSGVFVAILTILAMVTIVWW from the coding sequence ATGGCAAGAGACACCAATTCCACTTCAACTGAATTTTATCGAAAAAAGAATAAAGAAGAAATGAAGTATCAGCTCATCACTTTTGCAGCGATGATCATATTTACGCTGGTTTCCTTCGGGTTAGTAATTGGAGAGTATCATCCAATGTTTACGATACCTGTCATTATTCTTCTTGCATGTGTGCAAGTAGGATTTCAGCTTTATTACTTTATGCACATGAATCATAAAGGCCATGCATTACCTGCATTATTTCTGTATTCAGGTGTATTCGTTGCAATTCTAACCATTCTAGCTATGGTAACCATTGTATGGTGGTGA
- the cyoE gene encoding heme o synthase, whose protein sequence is MNNPRTMQSTAQVLKTSTDEASASTLGADILSLIKIGIINSNLMTTFAGFWLALYFTGASFFDHWHVFLLTMLGTAFIIAGGCIINNYYDRDIDKIMSRTQSRPTVTGTITLKNILIMGIGVTLLGLSLLSFTTWTAALLAAFGWFTYVVLYTMWSKRKYTLNTVVGSFSGAVPPLIGWAALDPGLHPVAWGLFLIMFIWQTPHFLALAMKKCEEYKKAGIPMLPVVHGFSITKRQIVLYVACLLPLPFYLHSLGTVFLLLATILTVGWLAIGIAGFFMKDDMKWATWMFVYSLNYLTILFIAMVIATLPFSY, encoded by the coding sequence ATGAACAATCCAAGAACAATGCAATCAACTGCTCAAGTATTAAAGACTTCAACGGATGAAGCCTCAGCTTCAACGTTAGGGGCTGATATATTATCCTTGATAAAAATAGGAATTATTAATTCTAACCTAATGACAACATTTGCAGGCTTTTGGCTTGCACTGTATTTTACAGGGGCATCATTTTTTGATCATTGGCATGTTTTCCTATTGACGATGCTAGGAACCGCTTTCATCATTGCAGGTGGATGTATCATAAATAACTACTATGACCGTGATATTGACAAAATTATGTCACGTACCCAAAGTCGACCAACAGTAACGGGTACCATTACACTTAAGAATATCTTAATTATGGGGATAGGGGTTACCTTATTAGGTTTATCTCTGCTATCATTTACAACTTGGACAGCTGCCTTATTAGCAGCGTTTGGTTGGTTTACGTATGTTGTACTCTATACGATGTGGTCAAAACGTAAATACACTCTAAATACAGTAGTAGGTAGTTTTTCAGGCGCGGTACCACCACTCATTGGTTGGGCAGCTCTTGATCCAGGATTACATCCTGTAGCGTGGGGGTTATTCCTCATTATGTTCATATGGCAGACTCCACATTTTCTTGCCCTAGCCATGAAAAAGTGTGAAGAGTATAAAAAAGCAGGTATCCCAATGTTACCTGTCGTACATGGTTTCTCTATTACAAAAAGACAAATTGTTTTATATGTAGCATGTCTTCTTCCGCTACCATTTTACCTTCATTCTTTAGGCACTGTATTTCTCTTATTAGCTACCATACTAACAGTAGGTTGGCTTGCAATAGGGATTGCTGGTTTCTTTATGAAAGACGATATGAAATGGGCAACATGGATGTTTGTTTATTCTTTAAATTATTTAACCATACTGTTTATAGCAATGGTTATCGCAACATTACCATTTTCGTATTAA
- the ctaG gene encoding cytochrome c oxidase assembly factor CtaG encodes MWLELQIFGFRALWSPYYFVFICILAGLYYLLTGPWRKKFGEVERPSSWQQVMFYTGLVLLYIIKGSPVDLLGHIMFTAHMTQMALYYLVFPIFIVQGIPKWMWRKLFVTPILAPVLRILTKPLVALLLFNGLFSLYHIPEVFDFAKTNVIAHPIITTVILITAFCVWWPVFTPLEEMDTLSPLLKLGYIFANGVLITPACGLIIFAGEPLYSTYSDPAAWSSALSLCVPGGVLSSLSLGGPQIFSPIPVLQDQQLGGVIMKITQEIVYGIFIAIIFFSWFNRESSSIDPIPSESS; translated from the coding sequence ATGTGGTTAGAATTACAAATATTTGGGTTTCGTGCACTATGGAGCCCGTATTATTTTGTTTTTATATGCATATTGGCAGGCTTATATTATTTGTTAACAGGGCCATGGAGAAAGAAGTTTGGCGAGGTGGAACGACCTAGTTCCTGGCAACAGGTTATGTTTTACACTGGGTTAGTTCTTTTGTATATTATAAAAGGCTCTCCTGTAGATTTGTTAGGACACATTATGTTTACAGCGCATATGACCCAAATGGCCCTATATTATCTAGTATTCCCGATATTTATTGTACAAGGTATCCCAAAATGGATGTGGAGAAAACTATTCGTAACACCAATCTTAGCACCTGTATTACGTATCCTTACCAAACCACTGGTTGCATTATTGTTGTTTAATGGTTTGTTTTCTCTTTATCACATTCCAGAAGTATTTGATTTTGCGAAGACTAATGTAATTGCTCATCCCATCATTACGACAGTAATACTTATCACTGCTTTCTGTGTTTGGTGGCCGGTATTCACCCCTCTTGAAGAGATGGATACACTTTCACCTTTATTAAAATTAGGTTATATCTTTGCCAATGGAGTTTTAATCACTCCTGCTTGTGGTTTAATAATCTTTGCAGGTGAACCACTTTATAGCACTTATAGTGACCCAGCAGCTTGGAGTAGTGCGCTGAGTTTATGTGTGCCTGGTGGAGTATTGAGCAGTTTATCTTTAGGTGGACCTCAGATTTTCTCACCTATACCAGTACTTCAAGATCAACAACTTGGTGGAGTAATCATGAAAATTACTCAAGAGATTGTCTATGGTATTTTCATAGCCATTATCTTCTTCTCTTGGTTTAACAGAGAATCTTCATCAATTGATCCCATTCCTAGTGAGTCATCATAA
- a CDS encoding COX15/CtaA family protein, with protein MLKLIKTLAVLSTLGMLFVLIGGALVTKTESGMGCGDSWPLCHGQLIPSEITFELIIELSHRLVSGGVGFLVLLLSILSWRKFGHIRETKLLAFLSTFFLVLQGLIGAAAVKWGQSDFVLAMHFGISLISFAAILLLTLIIFEIDRKFDAKSLYIAIGMRKQMYAMAIYTLAITYTGALVRHINASLVCGSWPFCNNSTPLGLANFNLHQWIQMGHRLAAGILVVWVIILFRKVMKEYKTSKVMRSGWIVALALILFQVFLGAMIIVTKLNLMIALLHALIVACFFGILSYFILLSSRSSRYKKDAKNHHTEYVS; from the coding sequence ATGCTTAAATTAATAAAAACACTAGCTGTGTTATCAACACTTGGTATGCTCTTCGTCCTTATTGGTGGAGCCTTAGTTACGAAGACAGAGTCAGGAATGGGATGTGGCGATAGCTGGCCATTATGTCATGGACAACTTATACCTTCTGAAATAACTTTTGAATTAATTATTGAGTTAAGTCATAGATTAGTTTCTGGAGGAGTAGGATTTTTAGTTCTATTACTTTCGATCTTATCATGGAGAAAATTTGGACATATTAGAGAAACCAAATTATTAGCTTTCTTGTCCACTTTCTTCTTAGTATTACAAGGACTAATAGGTGCTGCAGCTGTAAAATGGGGACAATCTGATTTCGTATTAGCGATGCACTTTGGAATTTCATTGATTTCTTTTGCTGCCATTCTTTTGCTTACTCTCATTATTTTCGAAATCGATAGAAAATTCGATGCGAAATCATTATACATTGCAATAGGAATGCGTAAACAGATGTATGCTATGGCTATATATACTTTAGCCATCACCTACACTGGCGCTCTTGTTCGTCATATTAATGCTAGTTTAGTGTGTGGTAGCTGGCCTTTTTGTAACAATTCAACACCACTTGGATTAGCGAACTTTAACCTTCATCAGTGGATTCAAATGGGGCACCGTTTGGCTGCAGGAATTCTAGTTGTCTGGGTAATCATTCTATTCAGGAAGGTGATGAAGGAGTATAAAACAAGTAAAGTCATGCGGAGTGGATGGATTGTTGCGCTAGCTTTGATTCTATTTCAAGTTTTCTTAGGGGCAATGATCATTGTAACCAAACTCAATTTAATGATTGCTTTATTACATGCTCTAATCGTAGCGTGTTTCTTTGGAATACTCAGTTACTTTATTCTTCTTTCATCTCGAAGTTCCAGGTATAAAAAAGATGCTAAAAACCATCACACAGAATATGTTTCTTAA
- the ctaD gene encoding cytochrome c oxidase subunit I: MSTAYAQKNGFFAGLWDYLTTVDHKKIAILYLIAGGFFFLVGGIEAMLIRIQLIQPDNEFVSAGLYNQLLTMHGTTMIFLAAMPLIFTLMNIAVPLQIGARDVAFPFLNSLGFWLFFFGGVLLNCSWFMGGAPDAGWTAYAPLSTTSPGHGVDFYVMGLQISGAGTLIGGINFLVTIINMRAPGMTYMRMPLFTWSSLVTSVLILFAFPALTVGLFLMMFDRLFGANFFDPSMGGNHVIWEHLFWIFGHPEVYILVLPLFGLFSDIISTFSKKRLFGYSAMVFATVLIGFLGFMVWAHHMFTTGLGPVANSIFAIATMAIAVPTGIKIFNWLFTMWGGSIRMTVPMLWTVAFIPSFTLGGFGGVMLAAAAADYQYHDTYFVVAHFHYVIVGGVVFGLFAGLTYWWPKMFGTMLNEKMGKLAFWPFFVGFHLTFFIQHFLGLMGMPRRYWKFQPDQGLEIGNLVSTLGAFLMAIGTIIFLINVVMTTMKGEKVSGDPWDARTLEWSIPSPPPFYNFTQTPLVRGLDALWVEKRHGNGKMTPAEPLGDIHMPNNSFIPFMMSLGLFIAGFGFIYQVDDSSFLILAIAGMAITLLSMFVRSVKDDLGYHIHKEDLEKGAGSE; this comes from the coding sequence GTGAGTACAGCGTATGCACAAAAGAACGGCTTCTTCGCTGGCTTATGGGATTATCTTACCACTGTTGACCACAAGAAAATCGCAATTCTTTACTTGATTGCAGGTGGTTTCTTCTTCCTAGTTGGCGGAATAGAAGCAATGCTTATTCGTATTCAGCTTATACAACCGGATAATGAGTTTGTATCAGCTGGATTGTACAACCAATTGTTGACTATGCATGGTACAACAATGATTTTCTTAGCAGCTATGCCATTAATTTTTACATTAATGAATATAGCTGTACCTTTACAAATTGGTGCTCGTGACGTAGCATTTCCATTTCTAAATTCCCTAGGATTTTGGTTATTCTTCTTTGGAGGAGTGCTACTGAACTGTTCATGGTTTATGGGAGGAGCTCCTGATGCCGGTTGGACAGCTTATGCACCTTTATCAACCACATCGCCAGGACATGGTGTTGATTTCTATGTTATGGGACTACAGATATCTGGTGCAGGTACGTTAATTGGGGGTATTAACTTCTTGGTAACAATCATAAACATGCGTGCCCCTGGTATGACATACATGAGAATGCCATTATTCACTTGGTCTTCTCTAGTAACAAGTGTACTTATATTATTTGCGTTTCCAGCATTAACAGTAGGACTATTCCTAATGATGTTTGACCGTTTATTTGGAGCAAATTTCTTTGATCCATCAATGGGCGGTAACCACGTTATCTGGGAGCACCTTTTCTGGATATTTGGTCACCCAGAAGTTTATATACTAGTCCTACCACTTTTCGGTTTGTTTAGTGATATTATTTCAACATTCTCTAAGAAACGATTATTCGGTTACTCCGCGATGGTTTTTGCGACAGTACTTATTGGTTTCTTAGGTTTCATGGTTTGGGCACACCACATGTTTACAACAGGTTTAGGCCCAGTTGCTAACTCCATATTTGCAATTGCTACGATGGCTATTGCTGTACCAACAGGTATTAAAATCTTCAACTGGCTATTTACAATGTGGGGCGGAAGTATTCGTATGACAGTTCCGATGCTTTGGACTGTTGCTTTTATACCTTCCTTTACCCTTGGTGGATTTGGTGGCGTCATGCTTGCTGCCGCCGCTGCAGATTATCAATATCATGATACGTATTTCGTTGTAGCTCACTTCCACTACGTAATTGTTGGTGGTGTTGTATTTGGTCTATTTGCTGGACTTACGTACTGGTGGCCTAAGATGTTTGGAACCATGCTAAATGAGAAAATGGGTAAATTAGCTTTTTGGCCATTCTTCGTTGGCTTCCACTTAACATTCTTTATACAGCACTTCCTAGGATTAATGGGAATGCCACGCCGTTATTGGAAGTTCCAACCTGATCAAGGGTTAGAGATTGGTAACCTTGTCAGTACATTAGGTGCGTTCCTGATGGCTATTGGTACAATTATCTTCCTAATAAACGTTGTCATGACTACCATGAAAGGTGAAAAAGTTAGTGGTGACCCATGGGATGCTCGTACGCTTGAATGGTCTATTCCTTCACCACCACCGTTCTATAACTTTACACAAACACCCCTTGTTCGTGGATTAGACGCATTATGGGTAGAAAAAAGACATGGAAATGGAAAAATGACTCCTGCAGAACCACTTGGGGATATTCACATGCCAAATAATTCATTTATTCCATTTATGATGTCATTAGGATTATTTATTGCCGGATTCGGATTCATTTACCAAGTAGATGATTCTAGCTTTTTAATCTTGGCTATTGCAGGAATGGCAATTACATTGCTTTCTATGTTTGTCCGTTCTGTAAAAGATGACCTTGGTTATCATATTCATAAAGAAGATTTAGAAAAGGGGGCTGGTTCTGAATGA